From Rhodococcus sp. B7740, one genomic window encodes:
- a CDS encoding TetR family transcriptional regulator, producing the protein MTDLARSLSISAVVDGAGLSHQTFHNTYPGNSRGGGTGGKEAFVADLLDNLTVNYSGTAATDPPAGLLDAAAPMSALFDDLTSGLMRRRLIATLLAADHDGARKAVTPEFERLDADLRTKVGQAIQAQGGSVRQPMSLTSLSIVLGALLDGLALREMLSPGSFSGDDIAATTTSILRWAIDPLHSDRQVPDPEPAYPSVDSDALRPDLEAEVIDATEALFVDNGYFRVTLADIAAAARLRLDDLRRLFPSKVDIIVAALKPKFDRVLRLRRADERLGIEPAIALRRTMIELGEFVIDNRAMSSGMLLALSFEQFQQPNTVTTVLENLYLPSAVVPILERGREAGVFSDEAPTIDAAIMLTNNVLFRCLTRPTETAIEVVDGVLRLLMPGIASRTP; encoded by the coding sequence ATGACCGACCTAGCCCGGTCGCTATCCATCTCAGCGGTCGTCGACGGTGCCGGGCTGTCGCATCAAACGTTCCACAACACCTACCCCGGCAACTCCCGTGGCGGAGGTACGGGCGGCAAGGAAGCGTTCGTGGCAGATCTGCTCGACAACCTCACTGTGAACTACAGCGGAACTGCAGCCACCGACCCGCCGGCCGGGCTGCTCGATGCGGCCGCCCCCATGTCCGCCCTGTTCGACGACCTGACTTCCGGCCTGATGCGTCGACGCTTGATCGCGACCTTGCTCGCTGCCGACCACGACGGGGCCCGTAAAGCCGTCACCCCCGAATTCGAGCGATTGGATGCCGACCTGCGGACCAAAGTGGGCCAGGCAATCCAGGCTCAGGGCGGCTCCGTCCGCCAACCGATGTCGCTGACCTCCCTCTCTATTGTTTTGGGAGCTCTGCTGGACGGACTCGCATTACGAGAGATGCTGAGTCCGGGTTCCTTCTCCGGAGACGACATCGCCGCAACGACGACGTCGATACTGCGATGGGCGATCGATCCACTGCATTCCGATCGACAAGTACCCGACCCAGAACCGGCATATCCTTCCGTTGACTCCGACGCTCTACGGCCGGATCTCGAGGCCGAAGTGATCGACGCAACGGAAGCTCTGTTCGTCGACAACGGATATTTCCGCGTCACGCTCGCTGATATCGCGGCAGCCGCACGCCTCCGACTCGACGACCTCCGACGGCTTTTCCCGAGCAAAGTCGACATCATCGTCGCCGCGCTGAAACCCAAATTCGATCGCGTCCTGCGATTGCGTCGAGCCGACGAACGCCTCGGCATCGAACCCGCTATTGCTTTGCGCCGCACGATGATCGAGCTAGGTGAATTTGTGATCGACAACCGAGCCATGAGCTCCGGGATGCTGCTTGCCTTGAGCTTCGAGCAGTTCCAGCAGCCCAACACGGTCACCACAGTCTTGGAAAACCTCTACCTTCCATCTGCTGTCGTGCCGATCCTCGAACGGGGACGCGAAGCGGGCGTGTTCAGCGACGAAGCACCGACCATCGACGCAGCAATCATGTTGACCAACAACGTCTTGTTTCGTTGTCTGACGCGGCCGACCGAGACGGCGATCGAGGTTGTCGACGGCGTTCTCCGACTCCTCATGCCCGGCATCGCATCAAGGACTCCCTAG
- a CDS encoding ATP-binding protein gives MTEKGLMQWDRLARLSEHLLDDIEVGSGDDGTWYVSRDIEAALLRRTVQGSEPQIVVGEAGHGKSTLLWSLHRALQEQGFDPLLVSATWLHPGDDGIRTTSTAEIISAITGRPGAILLLDTADLMLHNRSARHDILDLVTVVARMAVPVVLTTRPLEGQILPANLGHRITLGPFSSNSELPTAIEALTVEFIADDSVKPSNPVSAIQTALARGALVDDVCTSPLLLRLLFSLSAPHFPQLELDVTGLYNLFWSRRIVSDHRSGPELPADDSDDLSASAGFLAIAMLALGTPEPPVDVVVRRAAQVAASVDHAYDDVVLRRHVRALTRRGVLVTTDNRARFLHQTFFEFAAAKGLANRGAEGELPRLIARVAQTPDDLFVGAVVEQTLIILGSDLLARPAVRASCQTLIRTGLPYPISIAMTVWAHHPALLELTPDMFSAVADDQLRRYLTTLPLLDSRQFAERARDFGNRLDIIPRGTGTGTFHEILSPHDGSIHPPDSRVPDELTAYQERLVRALQRLEARRGDLERATDEAYRSIRRAAGSKDDDQLGRTLFSISRSAFYRLKAGSSWSAPGRKLCADIDAHGDTIGERFDLTRLHDSYAAAAQEADDARHSRDWHGGSARQ, from the coding sequence GTGACCGAAAAGGGTCTCATGCAATGGGATCGATTGGCACGGCTGTCGGAGCACCTGCTCGACGACATCGAGGTCGGATCCGGAGACGACGGCACTTGGTATGTGAGTCGCGATATCGAGGCAGCGCTGCTACGACGCACGGTCCAGGGATCCGAGCCACAGATTGTCGTCGGTGAAGCCGGGCACGGAAAATCGACACTGCTGTGGTCGCTCCACCGAGCACTACAGGAGCAGGGGTTTGATCCGCTGCTGGTCTCTGCCACCTGGTTACATCCTGGAGACGACGGCATTCGGACAACCTCGACCGCCGAGATCATCTCGGCCATCACCGGTCGACCGGGCGCGATACTGCTGCTCGACACCGCGGACCTCATGCTGCACAACCGCTCTGCTCGCCACGACATCCTCGACCTGGTCACAGTGGTCGCCCGGATGGCAGTCCCCGTCGTTCTGACGACCAGGCCGCTCGAAGGTCAAATCCTTCCCGCGAACCTGGGACACAGGATCACACTGGGGCCGTTTTCCTCGAACTCCGAACTTCCGACGGCAATCGAAGCATTGACCGTCGAATTCATTGCCGACGACTCGGTAAAGCCTTCGAATCCGGTGTCGGCTATCCAGACCGCCCTGGCTCGCGGTGCTCTCGTCGACGACGTATGTACCAGCCCCTTACTGCTCAGACTGCTGTTCTCGTTGTCGGCACCACACTTCCCTCAGCTGGAACTCGACGTCACCGGCCTCTACAACCTGTTCTGGTCACGCCGCATCGTCAGCGATCACCGCTCCGGACCGGAGCTACCGGCTGACGACTCTGATGACCTCTCCGCCAGTGCCGGGTTTCTGGCGATCGCCATGCTCGCCTTGGGCACACCCGAACCACCCGTCGACGTCGTTGTTCGTCGCGCGGCGCAGGTCGCCGCATCGGTTGACCATGCGTACGACGACGTGGTCCTGCGCAGACATGTACGGGCACTGACCCGGCGCGGCGTACTGGTCACAACCGACAACCGTGCCCGATTTCTCCATCAGACGTTCTTCGAGTTCGCCGCCGCCAAGGGGCTCGCCAACAGGGGGGCCGAAGGCGAACTACCGAGATTGATCGCTCGGGTTGCACAGACGCCCGACGATCTCTTCGTCGGTGCCGTGGTCGAACAAACCTTGATCATCCTGGGATCAGATCTGCTGGCCAGACCAGCAGTGCGCGCGAGCTGCCAGACCCTCATCCGCACCGGGCTTCCGTATCCCATCTCGATTGCCATGACCGTGTGGGCGCATCACCCGGCACTACTCGAGCTCACCCCTGACATGTTCTCTGCGGTCGCCGATGACCAGCTGCGCCGATACCTGACGACGCTGCCCTTGTTGGACTCACGTCAATTTGCCGAGCGTGCAAGAGATTTCGGCAACCGTCTCGACATCATTCCCAGGGGAACAGGAACGGGAACATTTCACGAAATTCTGTCGCCTCACGACGGCTCGATCCATCCGCCCGATTCGCGGGTGCCCGACGAACTCACCGCGTACCAAGAGCGCCTCGTTCGCGCTCTGCAACGCCTGGAGGCACGGCGGGGCGACCTGGAACGCGCCACGGATGAGGCCTACCGTTCGATTCGACGCGCCGCCGGCAGCAAAGACGACGATCAGCTCGGCCGCACCTTGTTCAGCATTTCCCGATCTGCGTTCTATCGACTGAAAGCCGGTTCCAGTTGGAGCGCACCTGGAAGAAAGCTCTGCGCCGACATTGATGCTCACGGAGACACCATCGGCGAGCGCTTCGACCTCACGCGGTTGCACGACTCCTATGCGGCCGCGGCTCAGGAGGCGGACGATGCCCGCCATTCCAGGGATTGGCACGGCGGATCCGCACGTCAATGA
- a CDS encoding SdpI family protein, protein MVIVSVVLFVLALVVGAVAVASLLGRLPRNRFAGVRTAEAMRDDETFTLANRVAGPTTAASALVLAIGAVAALALSGIAAVVGVVVALVAALFIAAAGGTIGARAAAAVPPPAEADGCGSSCISCSLKDACQPS, encoded by the coding sequence GTGGTCATCGTCTCGGTTGTGTTGTTCGTGCTCGCCCTCGTCGTCGGCGCTGTCGCTGTCGCGTCACTGCTGGGCCGGCTGCCACGCAACCGTTTCGCGGGTGTCCGCACCGCCGAGGCCATGCGTGACGACGAGACGTTCACCCTCGCCAACCGTGTCGCCGGCCCCACCACCGCCGCATCGGCCCTGGTACTGGCCATCGGTGCCGTGGCCGCTCTCGCACTGAGCGGTATCGCCGCTGTCGTCGGCGTCGTCGTTGCCCTCGTGGCCGCGTTGTTCATCGCCGCAGCCGGCGGGACCATCGGGGCCCGCGCAGCAGCGGCCGTTCCGCCACCCGCCGAGGCGGACGGATGCGGAAGCTCGTGCATCTCGTGCAGCCTCAAGGACGCCTGCCAGCCGAGCTAA
- a CDS encoding pyridoxamine 5'-phosphate oxidase family protein: MALSKAEREEFLAESHVAALSVSAGPDRGPLTVPIWYDYTPGGQAWVLTGKTSRKAESIRAAQRFTLMIEQTNPTIKYVSVEGPVAREEPSTPELLRAMAARYLPPEKVDGYLEMADSEHEENVVFYLQPEHWLSADLGAI, from the coding sequence ATGGCACTGTCGAAGGCAGAACGCGAAGAATTTCTGGCCGAGTCTCACGTCGCCGCGCTGTCCGTCTCCGCGGGCCCGGATCGCGGTCCGTTGACCGTCCCCATCTGGTACGACTACACACCTGGTGGCCAGGCCTGGGTTCTCACCGGCAAGACGTCCAGGAAAGCCGAATCGATCAGGGCTGCACAGCGTTTCACGCTCATGATCGAGCAGACGAATCCGACCATCAAATACGTGTCCGTCGAGGGACCGGTTGCGCGGGAAGAGCCGAGTACGCCGGAGCTACTACGCGCCATGGCTGCGCGCTACCTACCGCCGGAGAAGGTCGACGGCTATCTCGAAATGGCCGACAGCGAGCACGAAGAGAACGTGGTGTTCTACCTGCAGCCGGAGCATTGGCTGTCGGCCGATCTGGGCGCGATCTGA
- a CDS encoding serine/threonine protein kinase encodes MTVADDKIVEEAVAALGLVDRGPIGAIGGQKAVRLVAKSGQTFVLKVVALKFTTDETLKRAEREVELLANIDNPNVVKVVSNLVELGSPVHAAAWVEEYLDGHDLGALFSGTQWSWDDVKSMGTQVANGLAAGHEKSVIHRDLSANNVRRLSNGAYKVLDFGFARHTLRSGLTVAGQPGTRGFLTPEHLNSYSGGPTQMSDVFQVGILMYTALAGDSPYPWTGDDYEYFSRLQTGTMKSIQEYRPELSAAQLEIVQRALHPQPARRYRNAAALRDALNALP; translated from the coding sequence ATGACTGTCGCCGATGACAAAATCGTAGAGGAAGCTGTCGCTGCTTTAGGTCTCGTAGACAGAGGACCGATCGGCGCAATCGGGGGGCAAAAGGCCGTACGGTTAGTTGCTAAGAGCGGACAGACTTTCGTGCTAAAAGTAGTGGCATTGAAGTTCACAACGGACGAAACGCTGAAGCGCGCAGAACGCGAAGTCGAACTCTTGGCCAACATCGATAACCCCAACGTGGTTAAAGTTGTGTCGAACCTGGTCGAACTTGGATCCCCGGTTCACGCTGCGGCGTGGGTTGAAGAGTATTTGGATGGACACGATCTCGGCGCTCTATTCTCCGGCACGCAGTGGAGCTGGGACGACGTAAAATCTATGGGGACGCAAGTTGCTAACGGCTTGGCCGCCGGTCATGAAAAGTCGGTTATACATCGCGACTTGAGCGCAAACAACGTACGTCGGCTGAGCAACGGCGCGTACAAGGTGCTTGACTTCGGTTTTGCAAGGCACACCCTACGGTCCGGCCTTACAGTTGCCGGCCAGCCTGGAACGCGTGGTTTCCTCACACCCGAACATCTCAACAGTTACAGCGGCGGGCCAACTCAGATGTCCGATGTCTTCCAGGTCGGTATTCTTATGTACACGGCCTTGGCCGGCGACTCACCATACCCTTGGACGGGCGATGACTACGAATATTTCTCTCGATTGCAAACCGGCACGATGAAGTCGATTCAAGAGTATCGACCGGAGCTAAGCGCGGCACAGCTTGAGATTGTTCAGCGTGCCCTTCACCCGCAGCCGGCCCGCCGATACCGAAACGCCGCCGCACTTCGTGATGCTCTGAACGCGCTGCCATGA
- a CDS encoding lipase family protein: protein MESVVLLLGSASFVSVPVAQADPGPGSPIPADDPFYEWDGGLDVSPGTVLRSRPMTFRTPSQPTPITGSQVLYRTTDQQGDGVVTVATVLRPLVPGPTRIVSYHMAYDALGSQCNPSYTLSGGSTSPIAGAEQAVIAGYLAAGYTVVVPDYEGEELEWTIGRQSGYAALDGVRAAQSFLGLPSSTPVGMVGYSGGSVPTQWGAEIAPEYAPELNLVGAAAGGLPVDLAHNLPYVSGNKQWAGVIPALVVAYERAYGLDLNSFISDYGLEVIDQVDQECIAQFADDYPTLTDASMVKAPYTSLLDVPEVVAAIDDNIMGSQGTPRTPMFLAVGHADPIGDTIMITGDVQGLAYAYCGRGVDVQYAQYDGLTHSDAFPVFEAQSLQFLTERFAGGPTHSNCATVPPGNALTPTT from the coding sequence ATGGAATCGGTCGTTCTACTCCTCGGTTCCGCGTCATTCGTCAGTGTCCCTGTGGCACAAGCAGATCCGGGGCCGGGGTCACCGATTCCCGCCGACGATCCGTTCTACGAGTGGGACGGCGGCCTGGACGTTTCCCCGGGAACGGTGCTTCGGTCCAGGCCCATGACGTTCCGTACCCCCAGCCAGCCGACGCCTATCACGGGTAGCCAGGTTCTGTACCGAACCACCGACCAGCAGGGTGACGGCGTCGTCACGGTCGCAACTGTGCTGCGGCCCTTGGTTCCCGGGCCGACGCGGATCGTCTCGTACCACATGGCCTACGACGCGCTCGGCTCTCAGTGCAATCCCTCGTACACGCTCAGCGGCGGGTCGACGAGTCCCATTGCCGGCGCGGAACAGGCGGTCATTGCCGGCTACCTCGCAGCCGGCTACACCGTCGTCGTACCGGATTACGAGGGTGAGGAGCTCGAGTGGACGATCGGGCGGCAGTCGGGCTACGCAGCGCTGGACGGCGTTCGTGCGGCCCAGTCCTTCCTGGGGCTTCCGTCGAGCACGCCCGTCGGAATGGTCGGGTACTCCGGTGGATCAGTGCCGACGCAGTGGGGTGCCGAAATAGCTCCCGAGTACGCCCCCGAGCTGAACCTCGTCGGTGCGGCGGCCGGCGGGCTGCCGGTCGACCTGGCTCACAACCTGCCGTACGTCAGCGGAAACAAGCAGTGGGCGGGTGTCATCCCGGCACTGGTCGTCGCCTACGAACGTGCATACGGCCTCGACCTGAACAGTTTCATCTCCGACTACGGCCTCGAGGTCATCGATCAGGTCGATCAGGAGTGCATCGCGCAGTTCGCCGACGACTATCCGACGCTCACCGACGCGTCGATGGTCAAGGCCCCGTACACCTCACTGCTGGACGTACCCGAGGTCGTCGCGGCGATCGACGACAACATCATGGGCAGTCAGGGCACTCCGCGAACGCCGATGTTCCTCGCTGTCGGGCACGCCGATCCGATCGGCGACACGATCATGATCACCGGCGACGTGCAGGGGCTGGCGTACGCATACTGCGGGCGGGGCGTCGATGTGCAGTACGCACAGTACGACGGCCTGACGCACAGCGATGCGTTCCCGGTGTTCGAGGCGCAGAGCCTGCAGTTCCTGACCGAGCGGTTCGCCGGTGGGCCGACGCACAGCAACTGTGCGACCGTCCCGCCCGGCAACGCCCTGACACCGACCACCTGA
- the leuS gene encoding leucine--tRNA ligase produces the protein MTDSVEAPTESAPEYRYTAELAGHIEEQWQDLWETQGTFDAPNPVGSLAGDVPKDKLFVQDMFPYPSGSGLHVGHPLGYIATDVFARYHRMQGRNVLHALGYDAFGLPAEQYAVQTGTHPRSTTEDNITNMRRQLRRLGLGHDRRRSLATTDVDFYHWTQWIFLQIFNAWFDVDQNKARPISELEAAFASGERTLDDGRSWESLTVGERREVIDGFRLVYESNSMVNWCPGLGTVLANEEVTADGRSDRGNFPVFRKNLRQWMMRITAYSDRLVDDLEYLDWPEKVKTMQRNWIGRSRGAQVSFSNIEVFTTRPDTLFGATYVVLAPEHELVDELVAPEWPSDVSDKWTGGAATPAEAVAAYRGSIAAKSDLERQENKEKTGVFIGAYVKNPVNGEQVPVFIADYVLTGYGTGAIMAVPGHDARDWEFATAFDLPVREVISGGDVTEAAYVGDGELVNSDFLDGLPVDEAKAAVITRLEADGTGRGTIQYKLRDWLFARQRYWGEPFPIVWDAEGNPHGLPDSALPVELPEVENYAPVSFDPDDAGSEPSPPLAKASEWVNVELDLGDGLQTYTRDTNVMPQWAGSSWYQLRYIDPTNSEAFADPENEKYWVGPRPEIHGPHDPGGVDLYVGGVEHAVLHLLYSRFWHKVLFDLGHVSSSEPYRRLYNQGYIQAYAFTDARGVYVPAAEVIERDGGYFHQDQPVNREYGKMGKSLKNSVSPDEIFAEYGADTLRFYEMSMGPLDTSRPWATKDVVGAQRFLQRVWRLVLDEVTGEVRVTDAKPTEDTLRVLNRVIDGVHADYAALRDNTAGAKLIELTNHITKAYPDGAPRGVVEPLILMLAPLAPHLSEELWSKLGHEKSLAHGPFPRVEKKWLVADTVDYPIQVNGKVRSRITVPADATKDDVEKTALADEKIVALLDGKAPTKVIVIPGRMVNIVLK, from the coding sequence GTGACCGATTCCGTTGAAGCACCCACCGAGTCCGCCCCCGAGTACCGCTACACGGCCGAACTCGCCGGGCACATCGAGGAGCAGTGGCAGGACCTGTGGGAGACGCAGGGCACTTTCGACGCGCCCAATCCGGTCGGAAGCCTCGCCGGAGACGTCCCGAAGGACAAGCTGTTCGTCCAGGACATGTTCCCGTACCCCTCGGGCAGTGGGCTGCATGTCGGTCACCCCCTCGGCTACATCGCCACCGACGTCTTCGCGCGCTATCACCGCATGCAGGGCCGCAACGTGCTGCACGCGCTGGGTTACGACGCATTCGGTCTGCCGGCCGAGCAGTACGCCGTGCAGACGGGCACGCACCCGCGCAGCACCACCGAGGACAACATCACCAACATGCGACGCCAACTGCGTCGGCTGGGTCTCGGGCACGATCGCCGACGGTCCCTGGCGACGACGGACGTCGACTTCTACCACTGGACGCAGTGGATCTTCCTGCAGATCTTCAATGCCTGGTTCGACGTCGATCAGAACAAGGCGCGTCCGATCTCCGAGCTGGAGGCGGCCTTCGCCTCGGGCGAGCGGACCCTCGACGACGGCCGCTCCTGGGAGTCGCTGACCGTCGGTGAACGCCGCGAGGTGATCGACGGCTTCCGTCTGGTGTACGAGTCCAACTCGATGGTCAACTGGTGCCCCGGTCTGGGTACGGTGCTCGCCAACGAGGAGGTCACCGCCGACGGACGCAGCGATCGTGGAAACTTCCCGGTCTTCCGAAAGAACCTGCGGCAGTGGATGATGCGGATCACCGCGTACTCGGACCGCTTGGTCGACGATCTCGAGTACCTGGATTGGCCCGAGAAGGTCAAGACCATGCAGCGCAACTGGATCGGGCGCTCCCGCGGTGCGCAGGTCTCCTTCTCGAACATCGAGGTGTTCACCACTCGACCGGACACGCTGTTCGGTGCCACTTACGTGGTGCTCGCCCCCGAGCACGAACTGGTCGACGAGTTGGTTGCTCCCGAGTGGCCGTCGGACGTCTCCGACAAGTGGACCGGCGGAGCCGCAACCCCCGCGGAAGCCGTTGCCGCATATCGCGGTTCGATCGCGGCCAAGTCCGATCTGGAGCGGCAGGAGAACAAGGAGAAGACCGGCGTCTTCATCGGTGCCTACGTGAAGAACCCGGTCAACGGTGAGCAGGTGCCGGTGTTCATCGCCGACTACGTGCTGACCGGCTACGGCACCGGCGCGATCATGGCCGTCCCCGGACACGACGCACGCGACTGGGAGTTCGCCACCGCGTTCGATCTGCCTGTGCGCGAGGTCATCTCGGGCGGAGACGTCACCGAGGCCGCATACGTCGGCGACGGTGAGCTGGTGAACTCCGACTTCCTCGACGGCCTGCCGGTGGACGAGGCCAAGGCCGCCGTCATAACGCGACTGGAAGCCGACGGCACCGGCCGCGGCACCATTCAGTACAAGCTGCGCGACTGGTTGTTCGCTCGTCAGCGTTACTGGGGCGAGCCCTTCCCGATCGTCTGGGACGCCGAGGGCAACCCGCACGGGCTGCCGGATTCTGCTCTGCCGGTGGAACTTCCGGAGGTCGAGAACTACGCACCCGTCTCGTTCGATCCCGACGACGCGGGCTCCGAGCCGTCTCCGCCGCTGGCCAAGGCCTCCGAGTGGGTCAACGTCGAACTGGATCTGGGCGACGGGCTGCAGACCTACACCCGCGACACCAACGTGATGCCGCAGTGGGCCGGCAGCTCCTGGTACCAGCTGCGCTACATCGACCCCACCAACTCCGAAGCCTTCGCCGACCCGGAGAACGAGAAGTACTGGGTCGGACCGCGTCCGGAGATCCACGGACCCCACGATCCCGGCGGAGTCGATCTCTACGTCGGTGGCGTCGAGCATGCGGTGCTGCACCTGCTGTACTCGCGCTTCTGGCACAAGGTGTTGTTCGATCTGGGCCACGTCAGCTCGAGCGAGCCGTACCGTCGCCTCTACAACCAGGGCTACATCCAGGCCTACGCTTTCACCGACGCTCGCGGCGTCTACGTGCCCGCGGCCGAGGTGATCGAGCGCGACGGTGGCTACTTCCACCAGGACCAGCCCGTCAACCGTGAGTACGGAAAGATGGGTAAGTCGCTGAAGAACTCGGTCTCCCCCGACGAGATCTTCGCCGAGTACGGTGCCGACACCCTGCGCTTCTACGAGATGTCGATGGGACCGCTGGACACCTCGCGGCCGTGGGCGACCAAGGATGTCGTCGGCGCGCAGCGCTTCCTGCAGCGGGTGTGGCGACTGGTGCTCGACGAGGTGACCGGCGAGGTCCGCGTCACCGACGCCAAGCCGACCGAGGACACGTTGCGGGTACTCAACCGCGTTATCGACGGTGTGCACGCGGATTACGCTGCGCTGCGCGACAATACGGCCGGCGCCAAGCTGATCGAGCTGACCAACCACATCACCAAGGCGTACCCCGACGGTGCCCCGCGTGGGGTGGTGGAGCCGCTGATCCTGATGCTCGCTCCGTTGGCTCCGCACCTGTCCGAGGAACTGTGGAGCAAGCTCGGTCACGAGAAGTCTTTGGCGCACGGGCCTTTCCCGCGCGTGGAGAAGAAGTGGCTCGTCGCCGACACCGTCGACTACCCCATCCAGGTCAACGGCAAGGTCCGCAGCCGCATCACCGTCCCCGCCGATGCGACGAAGGACGACGTCGAGAAGACTGCGCTGGCCGACGAGAAAATCGTGGCCCTGCTCGACGGCAAGGCCCCGACCAAGGTCATCGTGATCCCGGGTCGAATGGTGAACATCGTCTTGAAGTAA
- a CDS encoding phenylacetate--CoA ligase family protein, which yields MNSADLHEPAHAALRLAQSIALSVPAYRRLLHENGIEVDSIATMTDLTQLPTTSKDNYRRPNTLVDLQSGQPEDVETIASSAGSSGAPTFWSRGQRSTDHGAAMFGHVLRECADTEHRATLALVTFPLGPYIGGAFMYAMLLELRKRGHRLSIATPGMDPDVIANVVSEAAAGYQQVVIFAYPPIARDLLDTHGDLLRRHDVVIIVGGEPVSEAWRSLVHDMLGDKDGDRVRVVYGATDVGFVGYETAATIAIRSAASEDSALNRAIFGTEYAEGDVVQQPAFVQYQPEFTYIEVDSEGYLLFTVGGVLPLVRYRVNDRGETLVGSAVRERLADAGHPALAEGIDPNAHYLLVFGRTDVAAIYSAVNIYPDYFRPAVEHISLATRLTGRFIARCETDSEQRQTLTLDVELRPQQQPDPETAEQVQQLSIASLRQLSAEYRIVHDQKGREAEPVVHLRPFRSDGFVTGGKQKSVE from the coding sequence TTGAACTCAGCAGATCTGCACGAGCCCGCACATGCCGCGCTCCGACTTGCCCAATCCATCGCTCTCTCGGTACCTGCGTATCGACGTCTGCTCCACGAGAACGGGATCGAGGTCGACTCGATCGCAACGATGACCGACCTGACGCAGCTTCCGACCACATCGAAGGACAACTACCGCCGACCGAACACCCTCGTCGATCTGCAATCCGGGCAGCCCGAAGACGTCGAAACCATCGCCAGTAGTGCCGGCTCGTCCGGAGCACCTACCTTCTGGTCGCGCGGGCAGCGGAGTACCGACCACGGTGCGGCGATGTTCGGGCACGTACTGCGGGAATGCGCCGACACCGAGCACAGAGCGACCCTGGCACTCGTGACGTTTCCACTCGGACCGTACATCGGGGGTGCATTCATGTACGCAATGCTGCTCGAGCTCCGCAAACGTGGCCATCGACTGTCGATAGCGACTCCGGGCATGGACCCTGACGTCATCGCGAACGTGGTGTCCGAGGCCGCAGCCGGGTACCAACAGGTAGTGATCTTCGCGTACCCGCCGATCGCGCGGGATCTCCTCGACACCCACGGCGACCTGCTTCGTCGACACGACGTCGTGATAATCGTCGGCGGCGAACCCGTCAGTGAAGCGTGGCGCTCCCTCGTCCACGACATGCTGGGCGACAAAGACGGAGACCGTGTACGAGTGGTGTACGGGGCAACCGACGTCGGATTCGTCGGATACGAAACGGCCGCCACGATCGCCATACGGTCGGCGGCATCTGAGGATTCGGCCTTGAATCGCGCGATATTCGGCACCGAGTACGCCGAAGGAGATGTCGTGCAGCAACCCGCCTTCGTGCAGTACCAGCCCGAATTCACCTACATCGAAGTCGACTCCGAGGGCTACCTGCTCTTCACCGTCGGCGGCGTACTACCGCTCGTGCGCTACCGGGTGAACGACAGGGGTGAAACCCTCGTCGGCAGCGCCGTCCGCGAGCGACTGGCCGACGCCGGCCATCCCGCTCTGGCGGAAGGTATCGATCCGAATGCCCACTACCTCTTGGTATTCGGACGTACGGACGTCGCCGCGATCTACAGTGCCGTCAACATCTACCCCGACTACTTCCGGCCTGCCGTCGAACACATCTCTCTGGCGACGCGGTTGACCGGGCGTTTCATCGCACGCTGCGAGACCGACAGCGAACAGCGTCAGACACTGACCCTCGATGTCGAGCTTCGCCCCCAACAGCAGCCCGACCCGGAGACCGCGGAACAGGTTCAACAGCTCTCCATCGCCAGTCTTCGGCAATTGAGCGCCGAGTATCGCATCGTTCACGATCAGAAAGGCCGAGAGGCAGAACCCGTCGTTCACCTGAGGCCGTTCCGATCGGACGGTTTCGTCACAGGCGGAAAGCAGAAGTCCGTCGAGTAA
- a CDS encoding helix-turn-helix transcriptional regulator — protein sequence MVLIDHRPKAQTRVAVPRTVRNPLGPRPPVARSTHATAQVQSPRPAQTYASAGLTEREVAVLKVWLNCDSKVEVGARLHIALGTVNTHLTRIRDKYSRVGRAAPTKAALVARALQDGIVKLDDL from the coding sequence ATGGTATTGATCGATCATCGACCCAAAGCCCAGACGCGCGTCGCGGTGCCCAGGACAGTACGCAACCCCCTCGGTCCGAGGCCGCCCGTCGCCCGCTCCACTCATGCGACGGCGCAGGTTCAGAGCCCACGACCAGCGCAGACATACGCTTCAGCCGGACTGACCGAGCGTGAGGTCGCAGTCCTGAAGGTGTGGTTGAACTGCGACTCCAAAGTCGAAGTCGGAGCTCGCCTCCACATCGCGCTGGGAACCGTCAACACCCACCTGACACGAATTCGAGACAAATACTCCCGCGTGGGAAGAGCTGCGCCGACGAAGGCGGCACTCGTCGCCCGGGCTCTGCAAGACGGCATCGTGAAGCTCGACGATCTCTAA